In Geminocystis sp. NIES-3709, a single genomic region encodes these proteins:
- the ruvA gene encoding Holliday junction branch migration protein RuvA produces the protein MFSYLTGKVDNILLNNNRNILILDVNNIGYEMQIPSRFSRQLEVNSEKEVKIFTHFQIRDDQQFLYGFSSSAERDLFRQLINISGIGCQSAIALIDTLGLEDLVQAIVTGNIRLLTKTPGVGQKTAERIALELKTKLAQWRISAGIDVDTSYTLPSTEIMADLEMTLLALGYTNKEIQQAISVISQDNLLQKNPHVEEWIRTAIAFLSLNT, from the coding sequence ATGTTTAGTTATTTAACAGGAAAAGTAGATAATATTTTATTGAATAATAATCGAAATATTTTAATTTTAGATGTTAACAATATCGGTTATGAGATGCAAATTCCTAGTCGTTTTTCTCGACAATTAGAAGTTAATTCAGAAAAAGAAGTTAAAATTTTTACCCATTTTCAAATTAGAGATGATCAACAATTTCTTTATGGTTTTTCTAGCAGTGCAGAAAGAGATTTATTTCGTCAATTAATTAATATTTCTGGTATTGGTTGTCAATCGGCGATCGCTCTAATCGATACATTAGGATTAGAAGACTTAGTACAGGCTATTGTAACAGGAAACATCCGTTTACTAACAAAAACCCCCGGAGTTGGTCAAAAAACGGCGGAAAGAATCGCCTTAGAGTTAAAAACAAAACTGGCACAATGGCGTATTTCTGCCGGAATTGATGTTGATACCAGTTACACTTTACCCAGTACAGAAATCATGGCGGATTTAGAAATGACTTTACTAGCTTTAGGCTATACCAACAAAGAAATACAACAAGCAATATCTGTTATTAGTCAAGATAATTTACTACAAAAAAATCCTCATGTAGAGGAATGGATTAGAACAGCGATCGCATTTTTATCCTTAAATACTTAG
- the cbiQ gene encoding cobalt ECF transporter T component CbiQ: MKLLLDQYAYLDSLIHRWESQPKFIALFTLIFAFSFVHKLLFLPVIIVITAILYFSSNLPFHFLVSRLRYPGIFIVAVVTLLPFLVGKTIIFSFFFLNIKLEGCLLVLLVVTRFICILTISLVLFGTSPFLTTLKTLRSMGLSPIISDMMLLTYRYLEEFGDRLTRMQRALKLKGFQPKKINKRNLKVIANLMGSLLVISYDQSKLVYQAMILRGYHDRYTHKKITESPIHWKHWLGCGIVVSIALSLIIIQFIIS; encoded by the coding sequence ATGAAGTTACTTTTAGATCAATATGCTTATTTAGATTCTTTGATTCATCGTTGGGAATCTCAGCCAAAATTTATTGCTTTATTTACTTTAATTTTTGCTTTTTCTTTCGTTCATAAATTATTATTTTTACCCGTTATTATTGTTATAACTGCTATATTATATTTTTCTTCTAATCTACCATTTCATTTTTTAGTTTCTCGTCTTCGTTATCCCGGCATTTTTATTGTTGCTGTCGTAACTTTATTACCTTTTTTGGTAGGCAAAACAATAATTTTTTCTTTTTTCTTTTTAAACATAAAACTAGAAGGATGTTTATTAGTTCTTTTAGTGGTGACTCGTTTTATTTGTATTTTAACTATTAGTTTAGTGTTATTCGGTACTTCTCCTTTCCTTACAACCCTAAAAACTTTACGATCGATGGGTTTATCTCCTATTATTAGTGATATGATGTTGTTAACTTATCGCTATCTGGAAGAATTTGGCGATCGTCTTACTAGAATGCAAAGAGCATTAAAACTCAAGGGTTTTCAACCAAAAAAAATCAACAAACGCAATTTAAAAGTGATTGCAAACTTGATGGGGAGTTTATTAGTAATTAGCTATGATCAATCAAAATTGGTTTATCAGGCAATGATTTTAAGAGGTTATCATGATCGTTACACCCATAAAAAAATAACTGAATCACCTATTCACTGGAAACATTGGTTAGGTTGTGGAATTGTGGTTTCGATCGCTTTGAGCTTAATTATAATTCAATTTATTATTTCTTAA
- the dps gene encoding DNA starvation/stationary phase protection protein Dps, giving the protein MGSKLYDTRIDLSVEIREAVVSILNCTLATTLDLKTQTKQAHWNVKGNDFYQLHQLFDEMATELEEYVDMVAERVTTLAGVALGTARVAAEYSLLPEYPLDATAGLDHVSALADRYATYGAHVREAIAKTGDLGDADTSDLYTEISRAIDKRLWFLEAHLR; this is encoded by the coding sequence ATGGGCAGTAAATTATATGATACACGCATTGATTTAAGTGTAGAAATTAGAGAAGCAGTGGTTAGTATTTTAAATTGTACTTTAGCGACTACTTTAGACTTGAAAACTCAAACAAAACAAGCTCATTGGAATGTTAAAGGTAATGACTTTTATCAACTTCATCAATTATTCGATGAAATGGCTACAGAATTGGAAGAATATGTGGACATGGTAGCAGAAAGAGTAACTACTTTAGCTGGAGTCGCTTTAGGTACTGCTAGAGTAGCCGCTGAGTATTCCCTTCTCCCTGAATATCCTCTCGATGCTACCGCAGGATTAGATCATGTATCTGCTTTAGCCGATCGATATGCTACTTATGGTGCTCATGTACGAGAAGCGATCGCCAAAACAGGAGATCTAGGAGACGCAGATACTTCCGATTTATACACAGAGATTTCTCGTGCCATTGATAAACGTTTGTGGTTTTTAGAAGCCCATTTACGCTAA
- a CDS encoding Uma2 family endonuclease: protein MFVQAPTQITLKEFLQLPETKPIQEYINGSIYQKPMPKGKHSTIQTFLTTAINQNGLPKKKCCAFTELRYNFKQRSIVPDISVISWQNIPKDEQGEINNSIEIAPNWIIEILSPQQSSIRVIDNILFALNNGTELGWLIDSQEKIIMIFLPNKQPQIKQNNELLPMLSLFSDWQLSPQEIFDYLTFFSK from the coding sequence ATGTTTGTTCAAGCACCAACACAGATTACTCTCAAAGAATTTTTACAATTGCCCGAAACTAAACCAATTCAAGAATATATTAATGGTTCTATTTATCAAAAACCCATGCCAAAAGGAAAACATAGTACCATTCAAACTTTTTTAACTACTGCTATCAATCAGAACGGTTTACCTAAAAAAAAATGCTGTGCTTTTACGGAGTTACGTTACAACTTTAAGCAGAGATCAATCGTACCGGATATTAGCGTTATTTCTTGGCAAAATATTCCTAAAGATGAACAAGGAGAAATAAATAATAGTATTGAGATTGCACCTAATTGGATTATTGAAATTCTTTCACCACAACAAAGTTCTATTCGAGTTATTGATAATATTTTATTTGCCTTAAATAATGGTACAGAATTAGGCTGGTTAATAGATTCTCAAGAAAAAATTATTATGATTTTTTTACCGAATAAACAACCTCAAATAAAACAAAATAATGAATTATTACCTATGTTATCTTTATTTTCAGATTGGCAATTATCTCCCCAAGAAATATTTGATTATTTAACCTTTTTTAGTAAATAA